Proteins from one Microbacterium hatanonis genomic window:
- a CDS encoding glycoside hydrolase family 127 protein, producing the protein MTMTITTPPCTAPVSPVSPTAGTLRPLGLGEVRITGGFWGDRQRVNATHTLSHIGDRLESEGWLPNFDLAAAGTLPAGRRGREFADSEIYKYLEALAWEIGRSDDVELEETFRSVVARVTAAQEADGYLNTNFGRDGQGARWSDLEWGHELYNLGHLFQAAVARHRTRPLADDGLIGVARRAADLVCDVFGVGGIEAVCGHPEVEVGLAELGRSVDEPRYIAQSSLFVDRRGHGTLSDIEWGRSYYQDDQPLRGAASLRGHAVRANYLAAGAVDVAVENADGALLDALRSQWSRTRARRTYVTGGQGSHHQDEAFGEDWELPPDRAYSETCAGIGSVMFSWRLLLADGDARYADLIERTLFNVLATSPSADGRAFFYANTLHQRVPGTPADPNKTSVRASSSLRAPWFEVSCCPPNVARTLASLDAYIATADDDGMQVHQYAPAEIRTLLSDGRRVSVDVETAFPMEGLVRVVVRETEPEPWTLSLRIPEWADGAVLRVQPTDGPAEARAVPVGYVTERRSFRAGDVVELDLPLRPRVSHPDGRLDAVRGCVVVERGPEVFALESSDLPDHGHVDDIVIDLDTAPYEKDGRIWVKAGGRSDEPRAWPYGRAECVATSATDVALVPYHEWGNRGPSTMRVWLPVV; encoded by the coding sequence ATGACCATGACCATCACCACACCGCCCTGCACCGCGCCGGTCTCTCCCGTCTCGCCAACCGCGGGCACTCTTCGCCCCCTCGGCCTCGGCGAGGTGCGCATCACGGGAGGATTCTGGGGCGACCGGCAACGCGTCAACGCCACCCACACGCTCAGCCACATCGGCGATCGACTCGAGTCGGAGGGATGGCTGCCCAACTTCGACCTCGCCGCCGCGGGCACCCTGCCCGCCGGCCGGCGCGGACGGGAGTTCGCCGACTCCGAGATCTATAAGTACCTCGAGGCTCTCGCGTGGGAGATCGGGCGATCCGACGACGTCGAGTTGGAGGAGACGTTCCGATCGGTCGTCGCCCGGGTCACCGCGGCGCAGGAGGCCGACGGCTACCTCAACACCAACTTCGGCCGTGACGGCCAGGGAGCACGGTGGTCGGACCTGGAGTGGGGCCACGAGCTCTACAACCTCGGCCACCTCTTCCAAGCGGCCGTGGCGCGCCACCGGACCCGGCCGCTAGCGGACGACGGACTCATCGGCGTCGCGCGACGCGCTGCCGACCTCGTCTGCGACGTGTTCGGCGTCGGAGGCATCGAGGCGGTGTGCGGCCACCCCGAGGTCGAAGTCGGTCTCGCGGAACTCGGGCGCAGCGTCGACGAGCCCCGCTACATCGCGCAGTCGTCGTTGTTCGTCGACCGGCGCGGGCACGGGACCCTCAGCGACATCGAGTGGGGGCGGTCGTACTACCAGGACGACCAGCCGTTGCGAGGAGCGGCGTCGCTGCGCGGCCACGCCGTACGCGCGAACTACCTGGCAGCGGGCGCAGTTGACGTCGCCGTCGAGAACGCCGACGGCGCGCTGCTCGACGCCCTACGTTCGCAGTGGAGTCGAACGCGCGCTCGGCGCACCTACGTCACGGGCGGACAGGGGTCGCACCACCAGGACGAAGCCTTCGGCGAGGACTGGGAGCTCCCGCCGGACCGCGCATACTCCGAGACCTGCGCGGGCATCGGATCGGTCATGTTCTCGTGGCGGCTCCTCCTCGCCGACGGCGACGCACGCTACGCCGACTTGATCGAGCGCACGCTCTTCAACGTGCTCGCCACATCCCCCAGCGCCGACGGCAGGGCGTTCTTCTACGCGAACACCCTGCACCAGCGCGTGCCAGGCACGCCGGCCGACCCCAACAAGACTTCCGTGCGGGCGTCGTCTTCGTTGCGCGCACCCTGGTTCGAGGTCTCGTGCTGTCCCCCGAACGTCGCGCGCACGCTGGCGAGTCTCGACGCCTACATCGCCACCGCAGACGACGACGGCATGCAGGTGCACCAGTACGCGCCCGCCGAGATCCGCACTCTGCTGTCCGACGGACGCCGAGTATCCGTCGACGTGGAGACCGCCTTCCCCATGGAAGGGCTCGTCCGCGTCGTCGTTCGCGAGACCGAACCCGAGCCGTGGACCCTCTCGCTGCGCATCCCCGAATGGGCCGACGGCGCGGTTCTGCGCGTTCAGCCCACCGATGGCCCCGCCGAGGCGCGCGCGGTGCCTGTCGGGTACGTGACCGAGCGCCGCTCGTTCCGTGCCGGAGACGTTGTCGAGCTCGACCTCCCGCTCCGCCCGCGGGTCAGCCACCCCGACGGCAGGCTCGACGCGGTACGGGGGTGTGTCGTCGTGGAGCGCGGACCAGAGGTGTTCGCCCTGGAATCCAGCGACCTGCCCGACCACGGTCACGTCGACGACATCGTCATCGACCTCGATACCGCGCCGTATGAGAAGGACGGCCGCATCTGGGTGAAAGCGGGTGGGCGCTCCGACGAGCCGCGCGCGTGGCCATACGGCCGCGCGGAGTGCGTCGCAACATCCGCAACCGACGTCGCGCTGGTGCCCTACCACGAGTGGGGGAACCGCGGCCCCTCCACCATGCGGGTCTGGCTACCCGTCGTCTGA
- a CDS encoding ribbon-helix-helix protein, CopG family, producing the protein MAMTVRLPPELDAALEKLAAARHTSKHALLIDATSRFVAESRKTERVLAAVDDIGIDYAEAIRRLEDA; encoded by the coding sequence ATGGCCATGACCGTTCGCCTTCCTCCCGAGCTCGATGCCGCCCTGGAGAAGCTCGCCGCGGCACGCCACACCTCCAAGCACGCGCTGCTCATCGATGCGACCAGCAGGTTCGTTGCAGAGTCGCGCAAGACCGAGCGGGTTCTCGCGGCCGTCGACGACATCGGAATCGACTACGCCGAGGCCATCCGTCGCCTCGAAGACGCGTGA
- a CDS encoding type II toxin-antitoxin system death-on-curing family toxin, translating into MTDYLEPEQAIAVVEHLGLHVRDRGLLFSAIARPGASMLGVDAYPTLEAKAAALFSSLAQNHPLFDGNKRLSLFLTFAFLRINGRRVTFTNDEAFDLVLDVAQSRIDLDDLAERIRLHTTDL; encoded by the coding sequence GTGACCGACTATCTCGAGCCGGAGCAGGCCATCGCCGTCGTCGAGCACCTCGGCCTCCACGTTCGCGACAGAGGTCTGCTGTTCTCGGCGATCGCGCGACCCGGCGCGAGCATGCTCGGCGTGGATGCGTATCCCACTCTCGAGGCGAAGGCCGCCGCTCTCTTCAGCTCGCTGGCGCAGAACCATCCTCTGTTCGACGGCAACAAGAGGCTGTCGTTATTCCTCACTTTCGCCTTCCTGAGGATCAACGGGCGCCGAGTCACGTTCACCAACGATGAGGCCTTCGACCTCGTGCTCGATGTCGCCCAGAGCCGGATCGATCTCGACGACCTCGCGGAACGGATACGACTCCACACGACCGATCTCTGA
- a CDS encoding phage holin family protein translates to MGFFVRVLVNAFAIWIVTLLPALGVVLVPFAPGEWFQVALTLLVVGAIFAIVNSVIGTIVKVLAIPLYILTLGLISFVINGFLLWLTAWITGFWNWGLRVDGFWLTVLAALVIGIINWIAGLILRPRPRERRD, encoded by the coding sequence ATGGGATTCTTCGTCCGCGTCCTCGTCAACGCGTTCGCGATCTGGATCGTGACATTGCTGCCCGCCCTGGGGGTGGTGCTCGTGCCGTTCGCCCCCGGCGAGTGGTTCCAGGTGGCCCTCACGCTGCTCGTGGTCGGTGCGATCTTCGCGATCGTCAACTCGGTGATCGGCACCATCGTCAAGGTGTTGGCGATCCCTCTCTACATCCTGACTCTCGGCCTCATCTCTTTCGTCATCAACGGGTTCCTGCTGTGGCTCACCGCGTGGATCACCGGCTTCTGGAACTGGGGTCTGCGGGTCGACGGGTTCTGGCTGACCGTGCTGGCAGCGCTCGTCATCGGCATCATCAACTGGATCGCCGGCCTCATCCTGCGCCCGCGCCCGCGGGAGCGCCGGGACTGA
- a CDS encoding carbohydrate ABC transporter permease: protein MAITPLLRRPARPRATHGRTALGGPVQGWLYAAPTALFVVALFLIPLLLVLQMSASEWPLLRGNMGLNFPTNFGDAVDNRLFGESIRFTLLYTAITTVLLLGLGLGLALLVQESSAWKGFLRTAFLLPSALGLASASLLFYVLYSPFAGPFADLMSSWGITFLGTPEGALWSTVFLVVWRYAGFYMLLMLVGLQGIPDDVFEAARIDGASRWQTFRYITVPLLRPTFALTTVMCVTGSLLAFDQFYILTKGGPDNSTMTIVQLIYNIAFQGQNSLGVAAALSVIVLAALVVINAVQLRAFRRPEEA, encoded by the coding sequence GTGGCCATTACTCCACTTCTCCGACGCCCGGCTCGCCCTCGCGCGACGCACGGGCGCACTGCTCTCGGCGGCCCTGTTCAGGGCTGGCTCTACGCGGCGCCCACCGCTCTGTTCGTGGTCGCCCTCTTCCTCATCCCGCTGCTCCTGGTCCTGCAGATGTCCGCATCGGAGTGGCCGCTGCTGCGCGGGAACATGGGGCTGAACTTCCCCACCAACTTCGGCGACGCCGTCGACAACCGGCTGTTCGGCGAGTCGATTCGCTTCACGCTCCTTTACACGGCGATCACGACCGTTCTCCTCCTCGGCCTCGGCCTCGGCCTCGCACTGCTGGTGCAGGAGTCCAGCGCATGGAAGGGGTTCCTGCGCACGGCCTTCCTTCTCCCGAGCGCGCTGGGCCTCGCCTCTGCATCGCTGCTGTTCTACGTGCTTTACTCGCCGTTCGCGGGACCGTTCGCCGACCTGATGTCCTCGTGGGGGATCACCTTCCTCGGAACCCCCGAGGGTGCCCTCTGGTCGACGGTGTTCCTCGTCGTGTGGCGTTACGCCGGCTTCTACATGCTGCTGATGCTGGTGGGTCTGCAGGGCATCCCGGACGACGTCTTCGAGGCGGCCCGGATCGACGGGGCCTCGCGCTGGCAGACGTTCCGGTACATCACCGTGCCGCTGCTGCGCCCCACCTTCGCCCTCACCACCGTGATGTGCGTCACCGGATCACTCCTTGCGTTCGACCAGTTCTACATCCTCACCAAGGGCGGCCCGGACAACAGCACCATGACCATCGTCCAGCTCATTTACAACATCGCCTTCCAGGGACAGAACAGCCTCGGCGTCGCCGCCGCCCTATCGGTGATCGTGCTCGCCGCACTCGTCGTCATCAACGCCGTGCAACTGCGCGCGTTCCGTCGCCCAGAGGAGGCCTGA
- a CDS encoding thiamine pyrophosphate-dependent dehydrogenase E1 component subunit alpha, translating to MPVDDTELVRILSADGSVAPTPAAERYLPLIDALPDAELEQFYRDMVSIRAFDRQATLLQRQGQLALWPPSWGQEAAQVGSARAARAQDHVFPSYREHVVARIRGVDPVDIIRLMRGLTHGGWNPYDPKNGNTHIYTLVLGAQTLHATGLAMGLAFDGKSGSGDPDRDEAVIVYYGDGASSQGDVHESMVYAASFQAPEVFFLQNNQWAISVPVATQSRSPLFRRSAGYGIPSVQVDGNDVLASYAVTRAALDEARAGGGPQAVEAMTYRMGAHTTSDDPTKYRTTAEEQAWGRRDPIERMRVYLEGRGAGESFFADTEAEAQALADDTRVRTNALGGLEADQIFTNVYSEQHPLVEEERRWFHAYEASFEGGAS from the coding sequence CTGCCCGTCGACGACACAGAGCTCGTCCGCATCCTCTCCGCCGACGGGTCGGTCGCGCCGACGCCCGCCGCGGAGCGGTACCTGCCGCTCATCGATGCGCTGCCCGACGCCGAGCTCGAGCAGTTCTACCGCGACATGGTGTCGATCCGCGCGTTCGACCGGCAGGCGACGCTGCTGCAGCGACAGGGGCAGCTCGCCCTGTGGCCGCCGAGCTGGGGCCAGGAGGCCGCGCAGGTCGGCTCGGCCCGCGCCGCTCGCGCGCAGGACCACGTCTTCCCCTCCTACCGCGAACATGTCGTCGCCCGCATCCGCGGGGTCGACCCGGTCGACATCATCCGCCTGATGCGCGGACTCACGCACGGCGGCTGGAATCCGTACGACCCCAAGAACGGGAACACCCACATCTACACGCTCGTCCTCGGGGCGCAGACCCTGCACGCGACGGGCCTCGCGATGGGCCTCGCGTTCGACGGCAAGAGCGGCAGCGGCGACCCCGACCGCGACGAAGCCGTCATCGTCTACTACGGCGACGGCGCCTCCAGCCAGGGCGACGTGCACGAGTCGATGGTCTACGCGGCGAGCTTCCAGGCGCCGGAGGTCTTCTTCCTCCAGAACAACCAGTGGGCGATCTCGGTGCCCGTCGCCACGCAATCGCGGTCGCCGCTGTTCCGCCGCAGCGCGGGCTACGGCATCCCGAGCGTGCAGGTCGACGGCAACGACGTGCTGGCGAGCTACGCGGTCACCCGCGCGGCCCTCGACGAGGCGCGGGCCGGCGGCGGGCCGCAGGCCGTCGAGGCGATGACCTACCGCATGGGCGCGCACACCACGAGTGACGACCCCACGAAGTACCGCACCACTGCCGAGGAGCAGGCCTGGGGTCGGCGCGACCCGATCGAACGCATGCGGGTCTACCTCGAAGGCCGTGGCGCGGGCGAGTCGTTCTTCGCCGACACCGAAGCCGAGGCCCAGGCGCTCGCCGACGACACCCGCGTGCGCACGAACGCCCTCGGCGGTCTCGAGGCCGACCAGATCTTCACGAACGTCTACTCGGAGCAGCATCCGCTCGTCGAAGAGGAGCGCCGGTGGTTCCACGCCTACGAGGCGTCTTTCGAGGGGGGCGCATCGTGA
- a CDS encoding carbohydrate ABC transporter permease, with the protein MTDSPSTRTIVAPKLHARRPQTRRQRGRLLYGIPSVVFSGALAIIFLYPLVWTGIASFSPQPGTSQTDGWGFGNYASLANFQAGIWVYLGNSLFVSILTVVLTLLTSFLGGYAFARFQFVGKNLLFLLVLAILMVPYATLLIPLYVILNAIGLQNSLVGVALVLTMFQLPFSMFMMRISFESIPREMDEAALVDGCNSFSALWRVLLPAVKPGLITVGLFAFLTAWNDFIAPLILINDTNRMTLPLAVANLRGQVMGVVDYGATEAGVVVLALPCIVLFLILQRHYVRGFMSGAFKG; encoded by the coding sequence ATGACAGATTCCCCTTCGACCCGCACCATCGTCGCCCCGAAGCTGCACGCCAGACGGCCGCAGACTCGTCGTCAGCGCGGACGTCTTCTCTACGGCATCCCGTCGGTCGTCTTCTCCGGCGCCCTAGCGATCATCTTCCTCTACCCGCTCGTGTGGACCGGGATCGCCTCCTTCAGCCCACAGCCCGGAACGAGCCAGACCGACGGGTGGGGGTTCGGGAACTACGCATCCCTCGCGAACTTCCAGGCGGGCATCTGGGTGTACCTCGGGAACTCCCTGTTCGTCTCGATCCTCACCGTGGTCCTGACCCTCCTCACGTCGTTCCTCGGCGGCTACGCGTTCGCACGGTTCCAGTTCGTCGGGAAGAACCTGCTGTTCCTCCTCGTACTGGCGATCCTCATGGTCCCCTACGCGACCCTGCTGATCCCGCTCTACGTGATTCTCAACGCCATCGGTCTGCAGAACTCCCTCGTGGGAGTGGCCCTAGTGCTCACGATGTTCCAGCTGCCGTTCTCGATGTTCATGATGAGGATCTCGTTCGAGTCGATCCCCCGCGAGATGGACGAGGCCGCGCTCGTCGACGGATGCAATAGCTTCTCGGCGCTGTGGCGGGTGCTCCTGCCCGCGGTGAAGCCGGGACTCATCACGGTGGGGCTGTTCGCCTTCCTCACGGCGTGGAACGACTTCATCGCCCCGCTCATTCTGATCAACGACACCAACCGCATGACCCTGCCACTCGCGGTCGCCAACCTCCGAGGTCAGGTGATGGGAGTCGTGGACTACGGAGCCACCGAAGCGGGCGTCGTCGTGCTGGCGCTGCCCTGCATCGTGCTCTTCCTGATTCTTCAGCGTCACTATGTCCGCGGCTTCATGTCCGGCGCATTCAAAGGATGA
- a CDS encoding alpha-ketoacid dehydrogenase subunit beta produces MSLGKALNAGLRRAMEQSDRVLLMGEDIGPLGGVFRVTEGLQADFGPRRVIDTPLAESGIIGTAIGLAMGGFRPVCEIQFDGFVYPGFDQITSQLAKLTYRHEGALQMPVVIRIPYGGHIGAIEHHQESPEAYFAHTPGLRVVSPSTPNDAYWMIQEAIASPDPVIFFEPKSRYWPKGEVDLDASAVPLHASRIVRRGTDVTLVGHGAMVSTLIQAAALAESEGTSCEVIDLRSLSPVDYGPILESVGRTGRMVYAQEAPGFVSVGSEIAATVAERAFYSLEAPVLRVSGFDTPFPAANLEGKYLPDADRILEAVDRTMAY; encoded by the coding sequence ATGTCGTTGGGCAAGGCGCTGAACGCGGGCCTGCGACGCGCGATGGAGCAGAGCGACCGCGTGCTGCTCATGGGCGAGGACATCGGGCCCCTAGGCGGCGTCTTCCGCGTCACCGAGGGGCTGCAGGCCGACTTCGGTCCTCGCCGGGTCATCGACACGCCGCTGGCGGAATCGGGCATCATCGGGACGGCGATCGGGCTCGCGATGGGCGGGTTCCGGCCGGTCTGCGAGATCCAGTTCGACGGCTTCGTCTATCCGGGGTTCGACCAGATCACCAGCCAGCTGGCGAAGCTCACCTACCGGCACGAGGGCGCCCTGCAGATGCCGGTCGTCATCCGCATCCCGTACGGCGGGCACATCGGCGCGATCGAGCACCACCAGGAGAGCCCCGAAGCCTACTTCGCGCACACGCCGGGGCTTCGCGTGGTGAGCCCGTCGACCCCGAACGACGCGTACTGGATGATCCAGGAGGCGATCGCCTCGCCCGACCCGGTCATCTTCTTCGAGCCGAAGAGCCGCTACTGGCCCAAGGGCGAGGTCGACCTCGACGCCTCGGCGGTGCCGCTGCACGCCAGCCGCATCGTTCGCCGCGGCACCGACGTCACCCTCGTCGGGCACGGCGCGATGGTGTCGACCCTCATCCAGGCCGCCGCGCTCGCCGAGAGCGAGGGCACGAGCTGCGAGGTCATCGACCTGCGTTCGCTGTCGCCGGTCGACTACGGTCCCATCCTCGAGTCGGTCGGCCGCACCGGCCGCATGGTCTACGCGCAGGAGGCCCCGGGCTTCGTCAGCGTCGGCAGCGAGATCGCCGCCACCGTCGCCGAGCGGGCGTTCTACTCGCTCGAGGCGCCGGTGCTGCGCGTGTCGGGCTTCGACACACCGTTCCCCGCGGCGAACCTGGAGGGCAAGTACCTCCCCGACGCCGACCGCATCCTCGAGGCCGTCGACCGCACGATGGCGTACTGA
- a CDS encoding dihydrolipoamide acetyltransferase family protein — MSTQKFLLPDVGEGLTEAEIVSWRVAPGDTVEVDDVLVEIETAKSLVELPSPFSGTVGELLAGEGDTVEVGSAIITIADGAASAPAATAAPATVPEPEAPGGAVLVGYGSAGHVASRRRPVKAEARPAGTSAGVVAKPPIRKLARDLGVDLASVTPSGASGEVTRDDVVKHASQASVFRNIETPAWGEVREETIPVAAEESDAARPAASAPPVERAQPTESSDGREESIPVRGVRKAVASGMVRTAYSAPHVTVWTDVDASRTMELVKRLKSSPDFADVKVSPLLIMARAVIWAARRTPMVNAAWVDGDDGAQIRLHHYVNLGIAAATPRGLLVPNIKDAQDMSMRELARALQNLTTTAREGKSTPADQKGGTITITNIGVFGMDAGTPILNGGEAGIIALGTIRQKPWVVDGEVRPRWVTTVAGSFDHRVVDGDGMSRFVADVASILEEPALLLD; from the coding sequence ATGAGCACGCAGAAGTTCCTCCTCCCCGATGTCGGCGAGGGTCTGACCGAAGCCGAGATCGTCTCCTGGCGCGTGGCCCCCGGCGACACCGTCGAGGTCGACGACGTGCTCGTCGAGATCGAGACGGCCAAGTCGCTCGTCGAGCTGCCGTCGCCGTTCTCGGGCACGGTCGGCGAGTTGCTCGCCGGCGAGGGCGACACCGTCGAGGTCGGCAGCGCGATCATCACGATCGCCGACGGTGCCGCTTCGGCCCCGGCCGCGACGGCCGCACCCGCGACGGTGCCCGAGCCCGAGGCGCCGGGTGGGGCGGTGCTCGTCGGCTACGGCAGCGCCGGCCATGTCGCCTCGCGACGGCGCCCCGTCAAGGCCGAGGCGCGCCCTGCCGGCACGTCGGCGGGCGTCGTCGCGAAACCCCCGATCCGCAAGCTCGCCCGCGACCTCGGCGTCGATCTCGCCTCCGTCACGCCCAGTGGTGCATCGGGGGAGGTGACCCGCGACGACGTCGTGAAGCACGCGTCGCAGGCGAGTGTCTTCCGCAACATCGAGACCCCCGCCTGGGGAGAGGTGCGCGAGGAGACGATCCCCGTCGCCGCCGAGGAATCAGATGCGGCGCGCCCCGCAGCATCCGCCCCTCCCGTCGAGCGCGCCCAGCCCACCGAGAGCAGCGACGGCCGCGAGGAGTCGATCCCGGTGCGTGGCGTGCGCAAGGCCGTGGCCTCGGGCATGGTGCGCACCGCCTACTCGGCGCCCCACGTCACGGTGTGGACCGACGTCGACGCCTCGCGCACGATGGAGCTCGTCAAGCGGCTCAAGTCATCGCCCGACTTCGCCGACGTCAAGGTCTCGCCACTGCTGATCATGGCGCGCGCGGTCATCTGGGCCGCGCGCCGCACCCCGATGGTGAACGCCGCCTGGGTCGACGGCGACGACGGCGCGCAGATCCGTCTGCACCACTACGTGAACCTGGGTATCGCTGCCGCCACACCGCGCGGGCTCCTCGTGCCGAACATCAAGGACGCGCAGGACATGAGCATGCGCGAGCTCGCCCGGGCCCTGCAGAACCTCACGACCACCGCGCGCGAGGGCAAGTCGACGCCCGCCGACCAGAAGGGCGGCACGATCACCATCACGAACATCGGCGTCTTCGGCATGGATGCGGGCACCCCGATCCTCAACGGCGGCGAGGCCGGCATCATCGCGCTCGGCACGATCCGCCAGAAGCCGTGGGTCGTCGACGGCGAAGTGCGCCCCCGCTGGGTCACCACCGTCGCCGGTTCTTTCGATCACCGCGTCGTCGACGGCGACGGCATGAGCCGCTTCGTCGCCGACGTGGCGTCGATCCTCGAGGAGCCCGCGCTGCTGTTGGACTGA
- a CDS encoding histidinol-phosphate transaminase, protein MTDDIPVRIRPEIAALPPYRQGKPAGDDGFKLSSNENPFDPLPGVIEAMSDAADVNRYPDASARRLRERLAARFGVDADEVHIGAGSVSVLAQLILAAAGPGDEVVYAWRSFEAYPTLVRVAGATAVEVPLTADFRHDLPAMAASVGERTRVVIVCSPNNPTGTVVTHDEFAAFLDAVPSDVLVILDEAYAEFVTAPDAVDGMRVLGLLDRPNVVALRTFSKAFGLAGLRIGYAVGHRRVLDAARSTAIPLAVTGQAESAALASLRAESELLERVRVISARRDRLVAGLRDGGWNVPDAQGNFVWLPAGEHTAAFAEAFEEEGLIVRPFVGDGIRISVGEEESVEKVLRIAASVVQTLPEGHSGRGLAWRA, encoded by the coding sequence GTGACAGACGACATCCCCGTCCGCATCCGCCCCGAGATCGCCGCTCTTCCGCCGTATCGCCAGGGCAAGCCCGCGGGCGACGACGGATTCAAGCTCTCGAGCAACGAGAACCCCTTCGATCCGCTCCCCGGCGTGATCGAGGCGATGAGCGACGCCGCCGACGTCAATCGGTATCCGGATGCGTCGGCCCGACGCCTGCGCGAGAGACTCGCCGCGCGCTTCGGCGTCGACGCCGACGAGGTGCACATCGGTGCGGGGAGCGTGTCGGTGCTCGCGCAGCTGATCCTCGCCGCCGCCGGCCCGGGCGACGAGGTCGTCTACGCGTGGCGGTCGTTCGAGGCCTACCCGACCCTCGTGCGGGTGGCGGGTGCCACCGCCGTGGAGGTGCCGCTCACGGCGGACTTCCGGCATGACCTTCCGGCGATGGCGGCGAGCGTGGGCGAGCGCACGCGGGTCGTCATCGTCTGCAGCCCCAACAACCCCACGGGCACGGTCGTCACGCACGACGAGTTCGCCGCCTTCCTCGACGCCGTTCCGAGCGACGTGCTCGTCATCCTCGACGAGGCCTATGCCGAGTTCGTCACGGCCCCCGACGCCGTCGACGGGATGCGGGTGCTCGGTCTTCTCGACCGGCCGAACGTCGTCGCGCTCCGCACCTTCTCGAAGGCCTTCGGACTCGCCGGCCTCCGCATCGGCTACGCCGTCGGTCATCGCCGCGTGCTCGATGCCGCGCGCTCGACGGCCATCCCGCTCGCTGTCACCGGCCAGGCGGAGTCCGCGGCTCTGGCGAGCCTGCGGGCGGAGTCGGAGCTCCTCGAGCGGGTGCGCGTGATCTCCGCGCGCCGCGACCGCCTCGTCGCCGGCCTGCGCGACGGCGGGTGGAACGTGCCCGACGCGCAGGGCAACTTCGTCTGGCTCCCCGCCGGCGAGCACACGGCGGCCTTCGCGGAGGCGTTCGAGGAGGAGGGTCTCATCGTCCGCCCGTTCGTCGGCGATGGCATCCGCATCTCCGTCGGCGAGGAGGAGTCTGTCGAGAAGGTCCTACGGATCGCAGCATCCGTTGTTCAGACCCTCCCAGAGGGCCATTCCGGCCGAGGGCTAGCGTGGAGAGCGTGA
- a CDS encoding low molecular weight protein-tyrosine-phosphatase has product MAAEVFRELAESAGLGDRIVSTSAGTGDWHVGERADHRTIEALHRRGYDGARHRARQFTAADFADNDLVVALDHTHERILRGWAHDESEAGKVSLLMTFDPAAKTTDVPDPYYAGPAMFDEVLGMIEGASRALFRQLEPAIRSAV; this is encoded by the coding sequence ATGGCCGCCGAGGTCTTCCGTGAGCTGGCGGAGTCCGCCGGTCTCGGCGATCGCATCGTCTCCACGAGCGCGGGCACCGGCGACTGGCACGTGGGCGAACGGGCCGACCACCGCACGATCGAGGCGCTTCATCGGCGAGGGTACGACGGAGCCCGCCACCGCGCCCGGCAGTTCACCGCCGCAGACTTCGCCGACAACGATCTCGTGGTCGCCCTCGACCACACGCACGAGCGCATCCTCCGCGGCTGGGCGCACGACGAGTCGGAGGCCGGGAAGGTGTCCCTCCTCATGACGTTCGACCCGGCGGCGAAGACGACCGACGTCCCCGACCCCTACTACGCGGGCCCGGCGATGTTCGATGAGGTGCTCGGTATGATCGAGGGCGCGAGCCGAGCCCTCTTCCGCCAGCTCGAACCCGCGATCCGTTCCGCGGTCTGA